One Pseudomonadota bacterium genomic window, GAGATGTTAAAGCTGGGCAAATCAATCACCAGGCCGCGCGAGAAGGTAGTCGATGAGCGTAACCGGGTCATAGCAGAATACCGGTCGCTCATCAGCAGCGAGACAGATCTAAAGGCCTTCGACATGCTCTCCGGAATTGCTGCAAAAGCGGCGCCACATTCTGAGGACCATAATTGGTACTGGAGCAATTATGAGAATGCAATATTTTTCGGAAAAATGCGGGAGCTCGGCAGCGTCTTTGTGAGCCACAACATCATCAAGGAAGAAGACGACATTTTCTATATGCACCGGTTCGAAATCCCCCAGGTAATTTACGATCTGTGCATAAATTGGGCAGTGAGTGCGCCGCCGGTCAGTTCTTACTACTGGCCAGACAAGATAGCTCGCAGGAAGGAGATTGTGGAGAAGTTCAGGGCCTGGCAGGCGCCGCCGGCCCTGGGTCCAGCTCCGGACTTTGTGACCGAGCCCATCACGATTGCCATGTTTGGCATTACTACGGAAAGAATCAACGATTGGCTCAGCGCCAAAGAAGTCAAGGCGGGCGAGATTAAGCAATTGACCGGCTTCGCAGCATCGTCTGGGATTGCTGAAGGCCCTGCACACGTGTGCAAATCGATCGAAGAGATATCGCAACTCAAGGTTGGAGAGATACTGGTAGCATCAACCACATCACCTAACTGGGCCCCTGCCTTTCAAATTATCAACGGCTGCGTGACAGACATTGGGGGCACCTTTAGCCACGCAGCAATCGTGGCTCGCGAGTATGGCACGCCGTCGGTGCTGGGAACAG contains:
- a CDS encoding PEP-utilizing enzyme, yielding MALETGLADEVLSCNEWNEVPARLGKTENGKRWLEAFEKARYPWFEMSCGLGWYHHEPTWNQNLNVPLVNIKRYIEMLKLGKSITRPREKVVDERNRVIAEYRSLISSETDLKAFDMLSGIAAKAAPHSEDHNWYWSNYENAIFFGKMRELGSVFVSHNIIKEEDDIFYMHRFEIPQVIYDLCINWAVSAPPVSSYYWPDKIARRKEIVEKFRAWQAPPALGPAPDFVTEPITIAMFGITTERINDWLSAKEVKAGEIKQLTGFAASSGIAEGPAHVCKSIEEISQLKVGEILVASTTSPNWAPAFQIINGCVTDIGGTFSHAAIVAREYGTPSVLGTGFATQAIRTGDRIRVDGNKGVVTILEPEK